A genomic segment from Methanocaldococcus sp. encodes:
- a CDS encoding Era-like GTP-binding protein — MEDRNFKIVLLGPENSGKSSIMNALFGRYVSLVSEVGGTTKMPIKRYWGKLKIGRSKENPEFINIVFVDLGGLYTTSDKQSPIMTPKILEKTFKEINDSDMVIHVIDGSIGLLRSFEKLHHMLKFRYQKPIIVVVNKCDLLTNVDKEILKKYVENRLKNTPIFVSAKTFEGIPELLDIIIRYLKR, encoded by the coding sequence ATGGAAGATAGAAATTTCAAAATAGTACTATTAGGACCTGAAAACTCTGGAAAATCTTCTATAATGAACGCTTTATTTGGTAGGTATGTTTCATTAGTTTCTGAAGTTGGTGGAACTACAAAAATGCCAATAAAAAGATACTGGGGAAAGTTAAAGATAGGTAGAAGTAAAGAAAATCCAGAGTTTATAAATATAGTTTTTGTTGATTTAGGAGGTTTATATACTACATCAGATAAACAATCTCCAATTATGACTCCAAAAATATTAGAAAAAACTTTTAAAGAAATAAACGATTCCGATATGGTCATTCATGTAATTGATGGTAGTATAGGATTATTAAGAAGTTTTGAAAAACTCCATCATATGTTAAAGTTTAGATACCAAAAACCTATTATAGTTGTAGTTAACAAATGTGATTTATTAACCAATGTTGATAAAGAAATATTAAAAAAATATGTAGAAAATAGATTAAAAAATACACCAATATTTGTATCTGCAAAAACTTTTGAAGGAATTCCAGAATTGTTAGATATAATTATTAGATATTTAAAAAGGTGA
- the sepF gene encoding cell division protein SepF — MLEKLKKLFKGKNNENLNPPTPVSIDDYLQDIEELPITSVEDEKIVIKVCSIEDEKDAVTAIVLAEAGYIVIAKTPNLEKEIDDEFIEIIKKIRDEVLKNGGNVIILGDEHLLITPKNVVIEKQKEEPKKNKILEKYIKEEKKN, encoded by the coding sequence ATGCTGGAAAAATTAAAAAAACTATTTAAAGGAAAAAATAATGAAAATCTTAATCCTCCCACACCAGTTTCTATAGACGATTATTTACAAGATATTGAAGAACTTCCAATAACCTCAGTAGAAGATGAAAAAATAGTTATTAAAGTATGTAGTATCGAAGACGAGAAAGATGCTGTAACAGCCATAGTTCTGGCTGAGGCAGGATATATAGTAATTGCAAAAACTCCAAACTTAGAAAAAGAAATTGATGATGAATTTATTGAAATTATTAAAAAAATTAGAGATGAAGTTTTAAAAAATGGAGGCAATGTAATTATTTTAGGAGATGAGCATTTATTAATAACTCCAAAAAATGTTGTTATAGAAAAACAAAAAGAAGAACCTAAAAAAAATAAAATCTTGGAAAAATATAT